A single genomic interval of Pyrus communis chromosome 5, drPyrComm1.1, whole genome shotgun sequence harbors:
- the LOC137734819 gene encoding probable glycosyltransferase STELLO1, whose protein sequence is MLVQDRPASKTSKPSKTQQPLHFSHHKTLISPNWVSFNFFKIATLSLLTFTIATLFFLYNSNDSPSTFLCFKSHLHVPKPLQYPTIIFDSIRPISDKSSGYASFSSDRWIVVSVSDYPSESLRKLVRVKGWQVLAIGNSRTPVDWSLKGVIYLSMDDQAKLEFRVLDYLPYESYVRKSVGYLFAIQHGAKLIYDADDRGDVADGDLGKHFDLKLSNVDVMQERILQYPNENPNRTVVNPYIHFGQRSIWPRGLPLENVGEVAHEGYYSEVFGGMQYIQQGISNGLPDVDSVFYFTRRSGSEEFDIRFDEHAPKVSLPQGMMVPLNSFNTLFHSNAFWALMLPVSVSTMASDVLRGYWAQRILWEIGGHVVVYPPTIYRYDKIEAYPFTAEKDLHVNVGRLIKFLVTWRSSKIRLFDKILELSYLMAKEGFWTEKEVKFTAAWLQDLLAVGYIQPRQKVMNLDKPRTIIGHANWKEFIPQKLPSVHLGVKESEMVNYEIGNLIRWRKFFGNVVMILFVSGPMERTALKWRLLYGRVFKTVVILSGGSKDKFGVEQATLDQVYKYLPKIFNRFTSAEGFLFFQDNTVLNYWNLLQADKAKLWITNKVPQSWITSSVNGKDMEWLSKQANMVKKVVSTMPVHLQVNYKESMPREQSLVLCSSEVFYIPRQFVGDFIDLVGLVGKFEIHNKVAVPMFFMAMDSPNNYDSVLNTMIYKPEASSSNSSSIYSAQVAAVHPWTVSGKSDYMKLIRSMATGDPLLMELF, encoded by the exons ATGTTGGTCCAGGACCGCCCAGCTTCAAAAACCTCCAAACCCTCCAAAACCCAGCAACCACTTCACTTTTCTCATCACAAAACCTTGATTTCCCCCAATTGGGTCTCCTTCAATTTCTTCAAGATCGCCACTTTGTCACTCCTAACATTCACCATCGCCaccctcttcttcctctacaaCTCCAACGACTCCCCCTCCACCTTCCTCTGCTTCAAATCCCACCTCCACGTCCCCAAACCCCTCCAATACCCCACTATCATCTTCGATTCAATCCGACCCATCTCCGATAAGTCCTCCGGTTACGCTTCTTTCAGCTCCGATCGATGGATTGTAGTCTCCGTTTCGGATTACCCTTCCGAGTCACTTCGAAAGCTGGTCAGAGTCAAGGGCTGGCAGGTCCTTGCAATTGGGAATTCGAGGACCCCCGTGGATTGGAGCCTCAAGGGAGTCATTTACTTGTCGATGGATGACCAAGCGAAATTGGAGTTTCGGGTTTTGGACTACCTTCCTTATGAATCTTATGTGCGGAAGAGTGTTGGGTACCTTTTCGCTATCCAGCACGGCGCGAAATTGATATACGATGCTGATGATCGCGGGGATGTGGCGGATGGTGATCTCGGTAAGCACTTTGATTTGAAATTGTCAAATGTGGATGTAATGCAGGAGAGGATTTTACAGTATCCTAATGAAAACCCCAATAGAACTGTTGTGAATCCGTACATTCATTTCGGGCAACGATCAATTTGGCCTAGAGGATTGCCTTTAGAAAATGTAGGTGAAGTTGCGCACGAAGGGTACTATAGTGAAGTATTTGGGGGAATGCAGTACATTCAGCAGGGTATATCGAATGGCTTACCCGATGTGGATTCTGTTTTTTACTTCACAAGAAGGTCGGGTTCAGAAGAGTTCGATATTAGGTTTGATGAACATGCTCCAAAAGTTTCATTACCTCAAGGTATGATGGTGCCGTTGAATTCTTTTAATACGTTGTTTCATTCTAATGCATTTTGGGCTTTGATGCTTCCGGTTTCGGTTAGTACAATGGCTTCTGATGTTTTGAGGGGTTATTGGGCACAAAGAATATTGTGGGAGATTGGTGGTCATGTTGTTGTCTATCCTCCAACTATTTATAGATATGATAAGATTGAAGCATACCCATTTACGGCAGAGAAGGATCTTCACGTAAATGTGGGTCGATTAATCAAGTTCCTGGTTACTTGGAGATCTAGTAAGATTAGgttgtttgataaaattttggaattgagTTATTTGATGGCGAAAGAAGGGTTTTGGACCGAGAAGGAGGTGAAGTTCACAGCAGCTTGGCTTCAAGATCTGCTTGCTGTGGGGTATATTCAGCCAAGGCAGAAGGTCATGAATTTGGATAAGCCAAGAACAATCATTGGCCATGCAAACTGGAAGGAATTTATTCCTCAAAAACTACCTTCTGTGCATCTTGGGGTTAAGGAATCAGAGATGGTGAATTATGAGATAGGGAATTTGATTCGGTGGAGGAAGTTTTTTGGCAATGTTGTTATGATCTTGTTTGTCAGCGGACCTATGGAACGAACTGCCTTGAAGTGGAGATTGCTCTATGGAAGGGTATTTAAAACCGTGGTGATTTTGTCGGGCGGTTCTAAAGATAAATTCGGTGTGGAGCAAGCTACGTTGGACCAAGTATACAA GTATCTTCCCAAGATATTTAACAGGTTTACAAGTGCAGAAGGATTCTTGTTCTTCCAGGACAATACCGTTCTCAACTACTGGAATCTACTGCAAGCAGACAAGGCTAAGCTGTGGATTACCAACAAG GTGCCTCAGTCTTGGATTACATCCTCAGTCAACGGTAAAGACATGGAATGGTTGTCGAAACAAGCAAATATGGTAAAGAAAGTTGTCAGCACTATGCCAGTCCATTTACAGGTCAACTACAAGGAGAGCATGCCAAGGGAGCAGAGTCTTGTTTTGTGCAGCTCCGAGGTATTCTATATTCCACGACAATTTGTTGGGGACTTTATCGATCTTGTAGGTCTCgtgggaaaatttgaaatccacAATAAGGTAGCAGTTCCCATGTTTTTCATGGCAATGGATTCGCCTAATAACTATGACTCAGTGCTCAATACAATGATTTATAAGCCAGAGGCATCATCTAGCAACTCTTCAAGTATTTATTCTGCTCAAGTCGCAGCTGTCCATCCATGGACCGTTTCCGGCAAGTCTGATTACATGAAACTTATAAGATCCATGGCGACGGGTGACCCTCTACTGATGGAGCTGTTTTAA